Sequence from the Eleginops maclovinus isolate JMC-PN-2008 ecotype Puerto Natales chromosome 14, JC_Emac_rtc_rv5, whole genome shotgun sequence genome:
aaagtataaatgtgtgtgagtggaaTTATAGAAAATGAGGTTGAAATACTATTAAACACAGCTGTGACTAGTGTGTCTGTAAATGCACCCTCCATATTCAAACTGGTATGAAATAGGAACTCAAAACATcctccaaaaacacaaaaggacactgacaaatgtgtgtcagtgtcaaTACACATCCACTAGGGAGCAGCATTTAGCAATGATCCAGCTGTCTGCATAGGGAGAATTAGTTGCAGTAAAATGTGGTTTTCTTACTCgtttattttcatataaaagaaacaatttCTACAGTTTTCTTTAccaaaaatgcataaaaaactaaaatatccAACAGTGTtataaaaggtattttattcACACTGACAAAACTGTACATATTGCATTATAAGGCCGTGATTTGGTTGTAAACATGCTGCTCTGTACCATATAGTGTTGGCTTTAGGAGATGTAACAGCGTGTAAACATCATATAACACTGAAAAGGTACAAATATTAATTGCAAAAGCTGGAAACCTCTTTCAAGTAGTGTGAagagtgtttaaaatgtgcGACAGTTCATATAAAACCAACAGGAGAAATGTAGTGTTAAAGTTCAAAAAAGCACACATGGTTATGACTCCCAAGAGAAATTCTGTAACAAGGATTTGGCAgcagaaatataataaactaaatgtcAGCGTGTCAAGATACATGATTGTTTTGCAATTTGCAGGGAGATTTGAGgttattctgttgtttttgcatttccCTTTTAggtattttttccccctcatagCTCTCCAGCATCATGAGTTTTTAGCTCTTCTCCAGATCCGTGGCTTTCTGGCTCCTTGGCCTCACTCTTGATACTCGTGTCTCCTTTCCACATCTCCTTTATACATtctgagggagggagagaaaaacaaaatacatgagGAGGTTTAAGCAACATAGTGTGTTGGTTTAGTTTGCTTTTGTTATGTTCAGTGAGTTTTTGTTCATCTTATTACTCTCTATAAATAAACTGCACCAGCATCACTTCATTTGGATCATCTACCTTGCTCTGATGTCTTCAGGACTTGGTTCTGACAGAGGAACTTCTCCAGCCTCTTTTCCTGATGATTGAAGTACCAGTCCTCCACGACCTCCTCATACTGCTCCAGCATCGTCTCACACTGAACACAGGCAAAAATATTACTGTATACCTCATGTATTAACATACAAGTTGAGGGttgtgaaatacatttgaaatcaaaacaatgaaatgttttcatacagAGATCATCTTACCTGTTTCTTCATGTCTGAAACCTCTACAGAGGGTTCGTCCCACAGCTCAAATGGCAGACCCAAATCCACTTTCACTCCTTTGTGGACCAGGTTCTTCAGAGTCATCATGGTCTGACTGGCCCCCTGCATTACATACAAAACAGGTAGATGTCAGATCGATACACAAATCCATACAAAGGTTTAAACAGAGCACAAAAATTAAGCACGTTTTTTCGGGTAGATTTGTCTTTTCGAGAGGAACATAGTCCTGGGAAACATTTCGATGACAgctttaaaaagcagaaaccTCACCTTGGCGTATCGGAGGCTGCCTGGCCTCTCTGCATGAACATTATACTGCAGGATGCGCTCACATATGTTGTCCAGCGCTTCAGTCAGACGGGTTTCCCTGTCATCAGAATACAGGGTTAGAtgttacacacaaacataaagagACGCAGGTTTTCTATCAGTATAACGAATGTGTAAATGATCAGAAACATTGAagtttacattgttacagcaaacgTAAAGAGGCAAACAATTAAGAGGCATGGATAATATATTAGAGATGGAAATGATACAATTCCTTATTTCTCTTAAAGTGATCTATTAACTTACGAGGTGTTGTATTTgatcttccttctcctcttgcCTGTGTCCAGCACCTCTCCCAACTCCAGGACTTCTTTGGAGCGACTGCTTTTCTCCAGAGCATCCTGCAGCTCTACTGTTAGAAACttacacactgacagacaggaCAAAACAGGTGTTCAAAAACgttttaaatgcatgttattGTCAACGAGTTAAACTCCTGTACATCAACTATGTAAACACTGCTGTTATAAAGTCACTAAATATCATTATAGGCCAGTGTCACTTGTTTAAAATCCTACCTTCGCATTTGTTGGGCAGTCTTTCATCCTGTTCTGCTGTAACGGAGCAGCAGATGAAAAGGAAAGTCAGTATAAAACTGTTCATGTcaaaagtttttgtttttaaggattCAATAAAAAGTTCAAGCAGCCACATCGGCAGTCACTCGGATCTGCGCATGCGTAGCACATCCCAACAGACACGAGTAGAAGATGCCTGTTGGTTGGATTTCAGGGAAGATAGTCGATAGAAGAAAAAAGCAACTCGCTTCACAATttagttacattacattgtttACCTGCACTCTTCACTTGTTTCTaacatgttattttgtttgAGCACgcatatatattatttttaaactaagTATTGCTGATTTTGACACCCATTTACTGGATAGTTTTTGGTTACGGAAAACTGATTTATGACCATTTCTGAAGGTACTGTTTAGGCTCGATAGAACATGAAAACGCAAAGTTTAAATCCAATATATGCTAATATTTAGCAGTTATATTCGTTTCgtctatacagtatatatgtgttTCATAGAAGTAAACTTGTAGCTCTTAAAAACCATAACCATATTCGTATTTTTTGCATTGAAATATGGCGTTTGTGGCTATGCATGACCTAATAGAGGCAGTAATTACAACAGTGCCcaaataatttataataattacataatattacataataatttatttaaaaaacaccctattttcaattaattatatataatttattaaatgatatataattaattgaaaatatatataatttaataaattatatataatttattaaattatCGGTTAAATATTTAAccaataatttaataaatgaaagcCTCATTGGAAAAtaaggcagctaatgtttggGTGCAAATTGTGCTAAATTTACCTTTATGTAACAGTTATCCAATGAGGCTGAATTGGATTTTTGACCCTTGAAAAcaaattctatttttttatCAGCTCTGAGTTGTTGCTTCATGCTTGTCACATAGGAATGGGGGATAATTAGCCTGTTATTTGGCAGTGAGGTGGTTAAAATAGAATGCGCTCGCTCGCCTCTTGGTTTCTCAGGTGTCAGGGGCAACACACTCAACAGCAACAGATACCCCAGGACTGTGTGAGGGAGAAgatagagaggagagaagggaagaggagaagagagcaAAAAGATAAGGCAGAAAACGAGGAGAGGACACCGAGGACGGAAGAGAAAAGCAGTGAAATTCATCGAGTGGAGGAAGAGCAGAAGACAGAATGTGCTTAGTCACCAACCAGGagtgagtgacacacacacatgcacacacaaacacacactcctggaAAAGAAGAGTATGTTTATGTTCTCCAGCTGCAGAACATTTCACAGCAGAGTGTCAAGTGTTCATCTTGAATATCTGAAACTCAATAGTAACTGTAGTGTTTTACTGGTGTGAAGTGAAGCTTCTCtgtctttaagtgtgtgttatGTCACCAAGGgggatgaatgtgtgtgtattgtctgTGTGGAGGGAGATAGAGTTACACAGACACCCGGCTCCAGCAGTGTCACCCTGCCCTGTATGTCACAGCCATatgcacagacagacacacactcacacatcagCTCTTCAGGCTGTTACGCatacgcatacacacacacacaaacacccacacacacactcttaagaCATGGTGTCAGGGAACTTGGAGCCCTCACAACAAGCTGATCTCTAAAACTGCAGCATCATACTTTTCTTTTCCGCATTTCATTTTCGGACGTTGGTTTTTCCCAATTACTGTAGGTCCAATGACACTGAGTTGAGTATCTGGAGGAGATGACTCAAACACTCCCAACACATTCAGAGGAAGGAATAAGAAAGTGTCAGCTGACAGTGGGACAGAGAAGAGCAAGACGCAAGAGATGACCAATGCTGGATACCTGTTGCATCACATGAGTTCCTCTGAGAAATTACCCTTACCCAAATGACCAAAGGAGGTCATATTCCTGGATCCTCTGCCTGAGATCAGGGAATATCATCTCAGGAAAGCAACTGGAGAAACGTCTCAAAGGTAAAATATCTGCAGTTTATACAGACAACATTTGTCTAACTTGATACATGAAGATAATATAGCTGTGTTTATGATTCGGTCAGAGGGTGTTTGGATTAGTAATCTTTGGAGAGAGGTAGAATCTTTCTAATTAGACAATTAATAGTTTGTACACACACTTGACTGGAGCTTCCCTCAACAATGAATTGTGCTTTttacatattcaaatgtattgatttattttcaatttgagTTTAGTCTTTATTGTTCTGAATGGAAAATGTCCCTTGCAGCAAAGCAAAAACAGAGGTGTCAAGACATCACCAACAGTAGCAGTAAAAGCAATgaacacatttacttttaaatcatTGCACTGAAAGggaatgttttgttgttgtttttgtgtattgCACCCGGCAATGGTTGGAGAGTTTAGAGCAGAATATAAGTCACACATTCAACAACAACGAGCCtcattttttaatacatatatatttgtatttatcattCCTATTTGATTTGATGATTCATTTATTGGTCTTTAAGACTTTGTGCATtagttttctctttgtttttgtgtctatCTGCATTAATCTgatacatgaaaacaaaaacctcACTGATAATTAATGACATTAACCGGTGTGGTGTACCCGAGCACCTCGCTCCTCTGCGTACAGCAAGACCCCGAGCTGACCCccagcgcgcacacacacacacacacacacacacacacacacacacacacacacacacacacacacacacacacacacacacctggcatACTCTcgatgacacacacatgctgctgacTCAGGGACCCCAGCAGTTCATATCACTGTCGACTAAAACCGTACCATTACCTTAGCGCTGTCCTAAcccccctaacacacacacacacacacacacacacacacacacacacacacacacacacacacacacacacacacacacacacacacacacacacacacacacacacactctgaccctGCTGGACCCCCAGCTCAGGAGCTATGTAACCTCTGAGAAGCCAACAGGAATTTGTAGTAGTGTTtaacaaatgttcttttaaattgtgtatttttttgtaggAATTAGATATGAAGTCCCGCAGGTTATTAACTTAAACATTGTTTTGCCCTAATAGGCTGCGATGTTATTTGCTTGTTTCTGACAAAAGTCTCGAAGgttacatttgttaaaaataaaatgacatttcaaggtttttttttagggtttttctttctttattttcttagtACTTCCTTGAGTCAAGCAAGGGGATCCATGATGATGAAAGATGTTTGGccttgctgttttattttgaaattgattTATATATACACTCGAGGTTTTATCCAGGAGgaatgttttataaatacagtccatttattCTTCTGAAAGTGTAACCTTATACTGCTGCATGGAAAATTCCATATGAACTATTCATCTGTCCcgtgtctcttcttcttgtccAAAGCCCCTTCCTCTCCGGCCACAATGCGCGAACAAGTGAACCATTTCCAGGGTCAAAGCTTTCACAAGCTGAGGCGGTCCTGCCTGCGTCGAGGTGCGCTCTTTAAGGATCCCCTGTTCCCCGCCACCGCCCAGTCCTTATTCTACAGGAGGAAGCCCCCGCCCGGACTGACCTGGAAGAGGCCGAGGGTGAGTGTGAAGCCCAGGGAGAAGTGGAAGAAGGAACTCTGGACTTGTGTGTATGAACTGCATGTTGTACTGTGTATGGTGagtgttatttttaacatatttgcCAGTGCTTAAGACACATTATATAGACAATAAATTATTCTgaataaagtattctgaatCTGGAAGCTCTAAATCTGGCATTGCCACCAGTTCAAACcagtttaaacaacaacaaagagttATTTGACGAAtatatctcctctcctcccacatCTATGTCACATTTCTGGCAGATAAGGTTAATTAAAGCACCTTCTATTATAGGAGAGGCGTCAGGCAGAGAAACCCAAGCCTTCAGGGAACAAGTGGCGCGTGCTGCCGATGGACTGAtctattggtgtgtgtgtgtgtgtgtgtgtgtgtgtgtgtgtgtgtgtgtgtgtatatacacagTTATGTTTAGATAAAGAAATAGCCCAGGTGTTTTTAGCACAGTGTTGAGATGGGTGCAGCAGTGTATAAGCGTAGGTGTTAATTGTGGCTAAAGCACAAGGCTTTAATGGTCGTTGGAAATGGGTCAAggttacattatttattgtCCAGAGTCAATGGTCCAAACACCAATTTAATTATGCACCGTCTTGTAATGGAATGGATTAGATGTgtgtacaacaacaaca
This genomic interval carries:
- the cnpy4 gene encoding protein canopy 4, whose translation is MWLLELFIESLKTKTFDMNSFILTFLFICCSVTAEQDERLPNKCEVCKFLTVELQDALEKSSRSKEVLELGEVLDTGKRRRKIKYNTSETRLTEALDNICERILQYNVHAERPGSLRYAKGASQTMMTLKNLVHKGVKVDLGLPFELWDEPSVEVSDMKKQCETMLEQYEEVVEDWYFNHQEKRLEKFLCQNQVLKTSEQECIKEMWKGDTSIKSEAKEPESHGSGEELKTHDAGEL